caagctgataataattaaactgtcttctacaaagttaatctttttgcctTAAAACCCAAGTATTTGGATGAACATTCAACTCTTATGGTGGAAGTATCATAATTCTtagttacaaaattcatctttattggtggaaaataatctttttttgttaaatagtcaactgtccttaaaaaaattcgtttggtttttgggttaaaaatttgtcttttctggttgaaaattagactattttgttgaaaatgcaatatatttcgacttgaaatcttagtaaTTTAAAGCATTccttattgaattcaatattgtacccatattaaatatatttaaaagaattcaatcttctattttcctgaaaaatcattctttttatcCTGTTTCAGGAAAATTTTCGCTTCGAAGTCTGGATTACTAAGAAATgaatagttttatatttaaataatagaatctaaaattttgtaaattataaacttctctctttttgaaatattcgaatttggCAACCTGAAAAATTCAGGaagaaatattttgttccaaGATTTGGAATCCTTCAAGCTAAATGACTattgttaaaaaactgttttaaatttaaagtttatttttaacgaaaaaataatatttaaaaatcagtaaGAGTCATGTACTCTATATTCCtaaacaaataaagttattatttcgGTTATTTAGTGTCTGATACTGTTTTTTCACatctttaaaatttggtttaaccTTCTATTCAATCCGAGCCTTCTAAGGAAATTATTGATCATTCTCATGATTCATAATTACTATATCAGGTGATAGATGTGCACACACCGAGCACTGATAATGGCTCATTGTATCTTCAAATACACTTGAAATTACATCATCCACTTCAAAAACTGAACTCGACTCATGAACAGCAAACGTTAGATTATTATTAGTTTTATCAGCCATTTTCATTCTTTTCTTCTGATTTCCTTTAAGTTgggattttgaattttcagtaatgTATTCTGTACGAAGTTCTGTATTTAAAGAATCTTTACTAGTTACAACGTAAAGTGATGAAGAACATTTTACCAGTGGTTTTACGTCATTTTGCGAATTCTTCTCAAAAATCTTCCTCTGGAAAaataatttacggaaatttaaatTGTGTAAACTATAATAGAGTCACCATTTTGAAGGGTCatctttgttttataattttagctAAGTTTCTGGTTCATTGCATGGTTAAGTGAAAATTATGCTTACAAAAAGGTGCCAAAGAAAGATAGTTTTTcttggtaaagaaaaaaaaatgtaaaaagaaatctTCGCTGGaaccgattttaaatatttctatttttaattttagacaataaaaaCTTCAAGCGAGAACAATTGTTTATtggataatttattaaattaatattttttaatctcacttCGTTTCACGAAAatctatacttttttattttaatagatacaaaTTGTTCTTAACAGCTTTAAACGAGAGACatatatatttatgtaatttaataatgtTATCTGCTTATGATAAAAAGTTTTCAGTGTTACAAGACATGTGGACGTTAGCACATTCATAcattttctttacttaaaataattatattgagaACATGAAAAAAGGATTTgtattgaaattgataaaaaaacgaaATCAGGCTTAAAATGAggcttagattaaaaaataaataaaactgtattttttcaaaaacagctTTTGGTCAATCTTCTTTCTACCAGAAAATGTGTATAAGACATCTATTCTATTTAACTATCTAAAAACAGCTTTCCGATACGAAGagagataagaaaaaaagtctggaaagaaaaattttttccggGAGAAATTTCTACAATtccttcttaacattttttaataatgcttcattttttgcaatatttgaatgttcGATTTCATTAGATTTAAGCAAACTGAGtgagaaaagaataaatttataatgaaattaaaaagataaagtttaaaaagaaacgAAATGGGATTCAAAATTAGTAATGTgggttttatatcaattttttcgaaaaacagtttttgtttttttattttttttcatgacatgcttcgttttcgagaaaaactgtaaatgtctattatttgagattaaaaattgatttttttaaaaatggctcTGGCGAAAACTTTTCATTTCATATTATCGAAAAATAAGATATCCTAGATAGATACAAGATAGTGAGATATATTCTGGATTTCCGCATTTTGTATCGGATTcgaacttttttttgataaaaacaaattcTTCACTGAagctgtttttgaaaaaatttatttttcagttttttctcaGAAACGAAGAAAGCTGtgtttttagtgttaaaaaatgtaaatattagttCATTTCCAACTTCTCtacttgaagtattttttttaaacaagaaataagaaatttataatgtaattaaaaagcaCAAAATGAAATGAGACTCAAAATTAGTAAGGGGGtccttttatttcaattttttcaaaaacaattttgctTTCCTGACCTTTTTCACATCCCgctttgttttcaagaaaaacttgaaatttcgattttttcaaactaaaagttgaatttttatagaacGGCTCAggtaaaaatgtcgtttttttatctgaaaatagtTATAAGATATCCTAGatagaaaataaagaataatttttatggtGTTTGCATTTTTATCGGATCTTAACCTTTTTCCGCCTAAAACAAAATCTTCAAAGGAGCCATTTCTTAAGAGGTTCATTTTTAATCACTAAAAATCGAAATgttcagttttcagtttttttcaattttaatagggAAAAGtggtttttttacgtttttatacgagagaaaaaatgtagaaaagataaATATTAGGATTCGGATTCTCTgatgatataattttattttaataagctgtctttagtttttttttcatatcttttttcgttttcaataaaaaattctctttatgtGTATTTTAGCAGGTGAAaaaagtggttcgtgtccgtgctaagtttatATAATGTTTTAGATGACGTCATCCTGAATTTCTACTTTACTGGCATCGTAAAGAATCTAGAAAGTTAGCACGGACCTTGCTCATCTAATCATTTTAACCAAATCttgattgaataaataatttttgttaccaTGGTACTGATCACTTTCCCTCGTATCCTAATCGAATCAGAATCATCTTCAGCCATGGACAAAGTCAGCGAATTTTGTGAAGGGGTTAATcttaaactaatattttcatttcCATAATTTCTTTCATCTGATAAAATGTGCAAACAATTAATGAGAATGTTCATTACTCAAATTCAATCGCATAATATGCGGGGCTGCCACATTTTCACTTAAGTcacttttattaactttttttcaagtctTCTTTCAAGTCactttttatagtaaaaagtCACTATCGTCCTTTCTCGAGGAAATGCCACTTTGGTCCGTTTTTTccatcttattttaaattttatctacaaaaaaatttaactatctctgTACGACATTTATAGTAATCTATTTATGCTATTCCATATCACATtttacactctttcccctattcctttatgtgtccctttttaaaaaagaattcctgtTTTTTCccgtatttttaagaaactttcggAAAgtcttgttttctttttcttaaatgcgacattaatttctaaaaaagtcaataagaaaatcaaattatttttgatctgaaagtttttttgtaaaaaatttagttattttattgaaaattgaggtATTTACTACAGCTTTAGAGAAACTCAGCGCCAGACTTTcaactcattttttgttttttaagaatgcacctgttttgttgacaattaataatatattttggttgtggattcatctctttgattgggAAGTGAActatatatttcgaaaaaaaaatttggtttgtcaaaaataatttgtttaacagaaaatcccttgttttcgtgaaaaatcagcTTATCTGTCCTATTTGGAAAgcatttttggctgagaattatgcaatgctaaaatttaatttatttattaagcttgtaataaaagtaattaaaatttgccTGAACATTACTGGTGAAATTTATTGTAGCAATTGTGACCTTGATTTTCAATCCGAATTCGGCAATAGAATTTCATCTGatttacttaagggcatgtgatacttagaaaattgtcgattttaccagttttagattcccccggctttttctctagaataataaatattttgtcttaaaaatttgggaaatgacagggaacatgctaacggacgtccctacaAACTTTTTTGTAGgtgaactaaaaaatgttttaatttagcaaaatgcgattaatttgcatagcgcttaggaaatagtatcgattttttcagtgttagattccctcggcctttttcctaggataagaaatattttgccttcaaaatccgGAAAATGATAGCgatcatgctaacggacgtccccacacacctttttttgtgtttttttttttttatcaaaacgtttttaatattgcgaacaacgtgcgtgtatatttcgaggttatgtgtgttacaattcacccgagcgttgcttcaaaactacacaatatttttggccgaaaactttggacttacagataaacatagtaactaatctcccggaactaaccttgttttcaggcaatcaaaaaagttcatttcataaataatttccagattatcgaaaaggcaaagatggaaaacgacgtaacctcaaaataatgcatatgcataaaatttttatttagcacaataaatttttttgttatcatccttcaaaaaagagtccggggacgttcgttatgatattttatagcatctcccaattcagtttttaaaaattttcatttttgtggaaaaaagccggggaaactttaagtatcacatgcactTAATGCAAACTGATAAATTACATGTGTAATgaaatcaaaagttttaagtaaataagtttttgttttgatattaCAGAACTGTTTAGTAGGGtggaacaaaacaaaaattcataaattgagaACGCCTTTAGGACTGAGAAATTCagattgttaaaaaagtcattttgaacGATctgattttctgaatttttttcaaagtacatTTTAAACATAAGAAAGTTGTTCATGCTGAAAAAaacaattacagtgaaaccctttaatagccctccctacTATAGCCCTCCCtactatagcccttccgagaattaaagccgcgctgcaggtaggtgtaacaggagctgcgcggggtgcgagAGGTGCGCGGGGCCTGCGGTTGTCAACCAGGCGAGCACTCATGAATGAAAAAACCAAAGCTGAGCTGgttataataagttagttcccacccaccgacagccccaaaatcggcgctatagaagagtttcactgtatttatgattttttagagcttctagatttttttttcattttcaggtcTCCATAGAAAGCTAAACTTCACctatataaattcaaataaaaaatctaaaaaaatggtaaaaaataggCTTAATATgcagattaagaaacaaaaataacatttacgAGATATTAATTGATTCATTTGTAATTGTAACCCAAAAGGACAGTGCTAATGTGTTTTGAACTGataagatttgtaatttttttcaatccaccCTACCGTTTAGCTGAAATTAGtgactttttcaaacttttcagtaCGCTGGTCTGTGGCAGCCCTGGCAGTATGTTATCTTCATCATCATCCTGCTTAGTCGACATATTCTGTTTATGGCtagttattatataaatttaatgaaactaTATAAACATTCAATTAGCGAACCGTCTTTTGCTTTTACGGTTTCCCATGTTTCGCTCGTTCGAATCGTGGGTTTTACGATGGCTGTTAAAGAGGTCCCCAAGGTAAAATCTTCTTTTAGTTCAGCACTCTCATTATTATTCTCGTGAAAAGCCGGAGACATCTCATTGGAATTTTCATTTCTCCACCATTGAAATTCCATAACGTACTTCTTCACCACTTCAAgcgattgtaatttttttattatcttataagCTGCAAAACTAAGAGGGATTGTATTACTGACACAATTTGCGAAACAAGTTCAAGATCAGTGATGAAAAATAACAAGTTCCTTTTAAGcagtaaatttttttggtaagggTAGTGGTAACAGTGCCTATACAAATCTTTACGTTTTTAGTTCCTTTTGGATTGTAGTTTACAAGTATTTTGTACGACAATCaacacattttattattttattaacatttttttttattttcgccaAATCAATGAACGAAAAAGTCTCAATGTTAAGCTAGTGTGGCCGAAAAGCTTTTCACATTTCCtgatcttgtaacatttttacagAGAAACCTTATTtatgaacggaataaaacagttttagattgatattttttaatttcaattttatttatttcaaccaaaaaaagggagttttctactaaatttttatcaaaacaattaaattttatacaaaatggtaaaaattgtatccaatttgtGGAGGTTTTAACCTACAAccaaaaactgttgcattttcaacaaaatgatttaactCTTTAGAGGgcagttgaattgaaaaacttgaattgaaaatttcaacgaaatttttgacttttcaaacaataattaaattttggacaaaatagttgacttttttagCCAAATACTGAATGTttctacctacaaagatgaattttcaactaactagtagaattttgaaacaaaaaagattgagcaagattgaaagattaaaagattaaaaaattaatttttagccaaatgtttacaactaaatagttgaactttaaaagaaaaaaaaacaatttatcaacaaaatattaaaatttttaactaaatagttgaacttttagcctgcgaagatgaatattcaaccaaatgtaaaaatttttaataaaaaaaaaatagattaaacttcaaccaaaattatttacattttcaacccattagttcaattttcaaagcaaagggtgaattttttatcagaaaattatattttcaacaaaaatttcaattctcaacaaaaaatctaacggttcatatttataaaaaataataatttttaacaaactagttaaatttttaaccaaatagttgaattattaatctaaaactaaaaaaactaacagagattaaattttcaactgaaaaatgtgaatttttaaccaaaaatgtaacaaaaactTATCTAAATGAtagaactttcaagccaaaatacaaattttccgaaagttttggcatttttaatttaaaaagaagaattctctacaaaagaattaatttttgaccaaacagttgcatctttaaccaaaaaatggaaaagttcagttttcagtttgaaaaattaatttaaaacaaaaaaaatgttttttaacataatagttaaattttcaactaaagcaatgtactttcaaacaaacaaaaaataatttttcaaccaagttatTCCGTTTTTACCCAAGCAGTTAAtacttcaattgaaaaagataaattttcaagaaaatattatttaaattaaaattatgaatccttaggtagaataggttaatttttcagtcaaaaaattgattttcactaaaaaaaacttccaaacgtataggtgaatttttaactgaaatgataaatctataaccaaaataattaatttctaccagAATGTTTCAAACttcaaacaagtagttcaattttcaacaaaaggagataattttttaactaaacagctgctttttttttaaagagatcaaATAtatactaaaacaaatgaatttttaaatgaaaaaacgaattctcaacgaaatagttaaattttcaacccaaaaagaccacttttccacaaaatggttgaattttgtactaaaacgaatgtctttaacaaaattattaaattttagactaaatgATAAAAACTATAACTACAAATAAATTCGTCAAAAGGAAACAACTGTTACAAAATACTAATACGAAGCAAATAAATTACTCagcataatattttttaggaTGAGAGCAAAGGTTGCTTTAAACAATTCTCTAAATCGTCCCCGCACCAATTTGTTATTTTACTTTCCCATTAATATTCACAGAACAGAGTcttaatattgtaacatttttaacatacaatcttTTGTAAGCGAAAaagacaatttcaaataaaaattgaaatatttcacaattatcaTCTTCAAAATTGATATAAAGTCCTCTTatagaaattgattgatttttgcaagattttttttccaaaaccaCAGAATGTTTCGTAATTTTTACGATTTCTCTGACCTATGCTCACCATGACTGAATGCTTTTctaaattttgcatatttttattgttcaaaaagtcattaaatttctttataaaaactaAGCATACCTATTACTTATTTCTTAGggcgtaaaaaatgttttgataaaaaatgtcgcttttaaaatatgaaattctgattgtaaataattctttaataaggaaaattaattctcttcgtAATATTTTGCTgccacaatataatttttaaactttttcaaactttcaaagaaaagcaaaaattaatttatggacaaaaacttCGAATATAGTTAATTACCGGTACATACAATAAGATTTCCGggaacataaaaaatgaattttgttttgttttaaaagattaatttttaatttttgaagatttcaaaacgtctaaaaagaatttaaaatattttaagatatttttaaaaatttagaaagatttcaaaagatttaggaAATTTGTCGATTATTTGAAAAGATACTTAAAatgttataagctttaaaaagattatagaataatttagacCTTGAGAAAAGTTATTCAAAAGCCATCTGGAAGATTCTaaggcgattaaaaaaaattttctgaattaaaaaagaaatcgaagtatttgaaaacatatttagaaaatgttgaagttttttaaagtttcaaaaactatttaattcttgAGAAGATATCAACAAATCAAAACAAAATGtcgaatttcgaaaggttttaagagaatacaaaaattttcttcagattcctaggaacattttaaatagtttttaaattttaatatataaaaaatctctttaatattttctaaattctgtCTTATCTTTATTTCGTCTCAAATTTTAGTTTTACTCTCGATTTGAGATGATGCCAGTATATCGAAAACactaaagtaactaaaaaagtaacgatatgaacattttttgcaaaagccgcttataaaaaattatattttttaacggtAACGATAACGAACACTAATATCTTTGAAAAAGTAACTTAACCATCACTGTTTAAGATATATATGTTATACTTCACAATTCTTACAAGGCACCCAGGCTCATGATAATTACTATAGTCAGAAATCGATAATTCTTCTGAGTAGGAAATCGATAATCAAtcttgaaattgattgaattcaagatattcaagtACCATCGCTTAATCcagttgtttaaatatttgtaccAGGTTTCTTTTTGTTCTCCGTAAATTAAAAACATCCATTctcgatttaaaaattcgtagGCTACTTGCAAGCAGGTGAGGGTATACATTTTGAATAGaactgaaaaaagtattgagttttcagttatttagaaaatatttttcaaagtgaaaatttatttctgaaaatcgaTAACTTCGATATCAACCGAAGTTTCATCGACTGAGTCGAGCTAGTCTCTGACGAAGAGGAGAGATGGTGCAACGAGTATCGATTtggggtggatcaaatataaagaGAATGATGATCAAAGTTAGACgaaattgataattttacaaaataatcattaaagaaattatgcattatttttcggttatttggtctttaattttataaaaaaaaaaaacagattacaaaatagagaaaaatgacaGTTTTAACCTACACCGATGTTAGGTAATTTTTCAAAGGAAGGGTATTAAGGAACTAATCTTTTTATTTCAGCAccattgaaaagaaaatataatcgTGTGTTATTTCTTTTCTTCTCTCAAAAGAAAATGATATCGATTTATCATACTTTATTGTCTTccagaaaaatgtattcaaggaAGGACAATAGAAGTACTTACGTCTTCGTTTTTGTGCTTTTGTGTGTAGAACTAGTGTGATTCAAGCAACCAAGGGTCTTCAATATTTTTGCGAAGTACTGACAACATCGACCACTTTATCAGAATGTTGATTTGTGATAAgagaaaaaacgttaaaaaataatggGTTTGACAGGCTAAAACAAAAGAGGGATCTgagcaagaataaaaaaaagggtAAAGCTAAagagtaatttataattttctgaatagaaagagaaatgaatgaaaaaaatgaaaataattgttacaACTTAAAAAGACTGTAATTTACCATTAAATTCTTCTTTCTAAGTTCCTATAAATTTCTATCCCTTTCCCAGGgtattattaatttctatcaagGCTTGAGGTTGTAAAAACACAAGTGTATAGGCGCTGAGTACCTTTAAAAAggtaatttacataaaaatctttttattttgttaacgGCAGattatgttttgtttttaattattatcacttatatattattaataatactatctggtattaaaaaaaaactatgaaaaataatcaaatttacacatcaaaaatctgtaaattctcTTGATTTACttcaaatcgcttaaaatctaTTCCTTaccatataaatatttataaaataataaaaactatttgaaatgtGCTAAAATAAGTAGGCATCCGTCGAAGAAGCT
This Belonocnema kinseyi isolate 2016_QV_RU_SX_M_011 chromosome 3, B_treatae_v1, whole genome shotgun sequence DNA region includes the following protein-coding sequences:
- the LOC117169304 gene encoding uncharacterized protein LOC117169304 isoform X3, producing MYTLTCLQVAYEFLNREWMFLIYGEQKETWYKYLNNWIKRWYLNILNSINFKIDYRFPTQKNYRFLTIVIIMSLGAFFAAYKIIKKLQSLEVVKKYVMEFQWWRNENSNEMSPAFHENNNESAELKEDFTLGTSLTAIVKPTIRTSETWETVKAKDDERNYGNENISLRLTPSQNSLTLSMAEDDSDSIRIRGKVISTMRKIFEKNSQNDVKPLVKCSSSLYVVTSKDSLNTELRTEYITENSKSQLKGNQKKRMKMADKTNNNLTFAVHESSSVFEVDDVISSVFEDTMSHYQCSVCAHLSPDIDTGQGSSDQRYFSKSLSSSPRRSEKSFEKFVPCVDYKIGSFGEKTINRMHSKIPRRNSSSEEEATSLTKSEALEIAGSKIPVPLRKCQINNSAEIKLHDTPRKYSIRTDYKKETKRVNYFGSKESEQSLEKFLQLEIATGCLDPLSKI
- the LOC117169304 gene encoding uncharacterized protein LOC117169304 isoform X1, whose product is MYTLTCLQVAYEFLNREWMFLIYGEQKETWYKYLNNWIKRWYLNILNSINFKIDYRFPTQKNYRFLTIVIIMSLGAFFAAYKIIKKLQSLEVVKKYVMEFQWWRNENSNEMSPAFHENNNESAELKEDFTLGTSLTAIVKPTIRTSETWETVKAKDDERNYGNENISLRLTPSQNSLTLSMAEDDSDSIRIRGKVISTMRKIFEKNSQNDVKPLVKCSSSLYVVTSKDSLNTELRTEYITENSKSQLKGNQKKRMKMADKTNNNLTFAVHESSSVFEVDDVISSVFEDTMSHYQCSVCAHLSPDIPTHHRNSSCVSGHFVERLPDLDLSPIQNLSPKNRSPNQSLKKELYDKEVQEAESKDTGQGSSDQRYFSKSLSSSPRRSEKSFEKFVPCVDYKIGSFGEKTINRMHSKIPRRNSSSEEEATSLTKSEALEIAGSKIPVPLRKCQINNSAEIKLHDTPRKYSIRTDYKKETKRVNYFGSKESEQSLEKFLQLEIATGCLDPLSKI
- the LOC117169304 gene encoding uncharacterized protein LOC117169304 isoform X4 yields the protein MYTLTCLQVAYEFLNREWMFLIYGEQKETWYKYLNNWIKRWYLNILNSINFKIDYRFPTQKNYRFLTIVIIMSLGAFFAAYKIIKKLQSLEVVKKYVMEFQWWRNENSNEMSPAFHENNNESAELKEDFTLGTSLTAIVKPTIRTSETWETVKAKDDERNYGNENISLRLTPSQNSLTLSMAEDDSDSIRIRGKVISTMRKIFEKNSQNDVKPLVKCSSSLYVVTSKDSLNTELRTEYITENSKSQLKGNQKKRMKMADKTNNNLTFAVHESSSVFEVDDVISSVFEDTMSHYQCSDTGQGSSDQRYFSKSLSSSPRRSEKSFEKFVPCVDYKIGSFGEKTINRMHSKIPRRNSSSEEEATSLTKSEALEIAGSKIPVPLRKCQINNSAEIKLHDTPRKYSIRTDYKKETKRVNYFGSKESEQSLEKFLQLEIATGCLDPLSKI
- the LOC117169304 gene encoding uncharacterized protein LOC117169304 isoform X2, translated to MYTLTCLQVAYEFLNREWMFLIYGEQKETWYKYLNNWIKRWYLNILNSINFKIDYRFPTQKNYRFLTIVIIMSLGAFFAAYKIIKKLQSLEVVKKYVMEFQWWRNENSNEMSPAFHENNNESAELKEDFTLGTSLTAIVKPTIRTSETWETVKAKDDERNYGNENISLRLTPSQNSLTLSMAEDDSDSIRIRGKVISTMRKIFEKNSQNDVKPLVKCSSSLYVVTSKDSLNTELRTEYITENSKSQLKGNQKKRMKMADKTNNNLTFAVHESSSVFEVDDVISSVFEDTMSHYQCSPTHHRNSSCVSGHFVERLPDLDLSPIQNLSPKNRSPNQSLKKELYDKEVQEAESKDTGQGSSDQRYFSKSLSSSPRRSEKSFEKFVPCVDYKIGSFGEKTINRMHSKIPRRNSSSEEEATSLTKSEALEIAGSKIPVPLRKCQINNSAEIKLHDTPRKYSIRTDYKKETKRVNYFGSKESEQSLEKFLQLEIATGCLDPLSKI